The following proteins are co-located in the Spinactinospora alkalitolerans genome:
- a CDS encoding carbohydrate kinase family protein translates to MILFCGYANVDVVARVPGLPGGGDRVHAAAIEYRHGGMGANAAVAAARMGADAAFGGAVGTAPMDREFLAALAADGVDTDWCHTDASVATAIVLVTPDGERAIISRDDGLDPARIAAGVRRLAARGGGWLYLDGYRWPHAADALAEADPAGTVRLFVDLDGCADPDAARVALSCARHAVAGRAQLESLFGATGETLSALARRHDVVLLATDGANGWRLAEPGGRVEHGAALPVDAVDATGAGDCFSGAYLAGLDEGLAPVAAAGTAAAAAALSCTVTGARGAPDRGAVEALSAGAADRPTRTTPIRSTP, encoded by the coding sequence GTGATCCTGTTCTGCGGTTACGCCAACGTCGACGTCGTGGCGCGCGTCCCGGGGCTGCCGGGCGGCGGCGACCGGGTGCACGCCGCGGCGATCGAGTACCGGCACGGCGGGATGGGCGCCAACGCCGCCGTCGCCGCCGCCCGCATGGGCGCCGACGCGGCCTTCGGCGGCGCCGTCGGCACCGCACCGATGGACCGGGAGTTCCTCGCCGCGCTGGCCGCCGACGGCGTCGACACGGACTGGTGCCACACCGACGCCTCCGTGGCGACGGCGATCGTCCTCGTCACCCCCGACGGCGAGCGCGCCATCATCAGCCGCGACGACGGACTGGACCCGGCGCGCATCGCCGCGGGCGTCCGGCGGCTGGCCGCGCGCGGCGGCGGCTGGCTCTACCTGGACGGCTACCGCTGGCCGCACGCCGCAGACGCCCTGGCCGAGGCCGACCCGGCCGGGACCGTCCGGCTCTTCGTGGACCTCGACGGCTGCGCCGACCCCGACGCCGCCCGGGTCGCGCTCTCGTGCGCCCGGCACGCCGTCGCCGGGCGCGCCCAACTGGAGTCCCTCTTCGGGGCCACGGGCGAGACCCTGTCCGCGCTCGCCCGGCGGCACGACGTCGTCCTGCTCGCCACCGACGGGGCGAACGGCTGGCGGCTGGCCGAGCCCGGCGGTCGGGTCGAGCACGGGGCGGCGCTGCCCGTCGACGCGGTCGACGCCACCGGGGCCGGGGACTGCTTCTCCGGCGCCTACCTCGCCGGTCTCGACGAGGGCCTGGCCCCCGTCGCGGCCGCCGGGACCGCGGCCGCCGCCGCGGCCCTGTCCTGCACCGTCACCGGTGCCCGCGGCGCCCCGGACCGCGGTGCCGTCGAGGCGCTGTCGGCCGGGGCGGCCGACCGCCCCACCCGGACCACACCCATTCGGAGCACACCATGA
- a CDS encoding substrate-binding domain-containing protein: MTKNAGIAALSAMLLLATAACDAEVREQQAAEEQAAAQGPPAPTDVPTACEVEGEPVEIGLVTINLQALFFNQIITGAQRVADEAGADLQVVNGDDDSVTQANAINDLVASGVDAVVVDAVDTEGIRPAVRGADAAGVPVVAVDATVDDPAVSTQVGVENAEGGAQIGEHLLEESGGEGTVHVVSALNSTVQLERQEGFTEAVEDGGMAAGTVVDGRNIQEDAQTAAENLLTGDPDTEYVYATGEPALIGLAAAVRGQNAADRVTVVGWDMSEPAVDGLREGWISGVVQQNTFEFGYASMASAIRLACGEEAPEDIPVPIQIVTPDNVEDYLYYLEK, from the coding sequence ATGACCAAGAACGCGGGGATCGCCGCGCTGAGCGCCATGCTGCTGCTGGCCACCGCGGCCTGCGACGCCGAGGTGCGCGAGCAGCAGGCGGCCGAGGAGCAGGCGGCGGCCCAGGGCCCGCCGGCCCCCACGGACGTGCCCACCGCCTGCGAGGTCGAGGGCGAACCCGTCGAGATCGGCCTGGTCACCATCAACCTTCAGGCCCTCTTCTTCAACCAGATCATCACCGGAGCCCAGCGCGTCGCCGACGAGGCGGGGGCCGACCTGCAGGTGGTCAACGGCGACGACGACTCCGTCACCCAGGCCAACGCGATCAACGACCTGGTGGCGAGCGGCGTGGACGCGGTCGTCGTGGACGCCGTCGACACCGAGGGCATCAGGCCCGCCGTCCGCGGCGCCGACGCGGCCGGCGTGCCGGTCGTGGCGGTCGACGCCACCGTCGACGACCCTGCGGTCTCCACCCAGGTCGGCGTGGAGAACGCCGAGGGCGGCGCGCAGATCGGCGAGCACCTGCTGGAGGAGTCCGGCGGCGAGGGGACCGTCCACGTCGTCAGCGCCCTCAACAGCACCGTCCAGTTGGAGCGCCAGGAGGGCTTCACCGAGGCCGTCGAGGACGGCGGCATGGCCGCGGGAACGGTGGTGGACGGCCGCAACATCCAGGAGGACGCCCAGACCGCGGCCGAGAACCTGCTCACCGGCGACCCCGACACCGAGTACGTCTACGCCACCGGGGAACCGGCCCTCATCGGCCTCGCCGCGGCCGTGCGCGGCCAGAACGCCGCCGACCGGGTGACCGTCGTGGGCTGGGACATGTCGGAGCCGGCCGTCGACGGGCTGCGCGAGGGCTGGATCAGCGGCGTCGTCCAGCAGAACACCTTCGAGTTCGGCTACGCGTCCATGGCCTCCGCCATCCGGCTGGCCTGCGGCGAGGAGGCCCCTGAGGACATCCCCGTCCCCATCCAGATCGTCACTCCCGACAACGTCGAGGACTACCTCTACTACCTGGAGAAGTGA
- a CDS encoding ATP-binding cassette domain-containing protein gives MTDETPLVELRGIRKSFGAVRSLRGVDLTLGRGEVLGLVGDNGAGKSTLMKVLAGAVQHDEGEILVSGRSVRFASPAGARREGIGIVYQDLALCDTLDVASNLFLGREPRKGPFLDRAAMHAQAARILDDLHVRVSSTRQEIGHLSGGQRQTVAIARAVSTRPDVLILDEPTAALAVAEVESVLRLIGDVAARGVGVILITHRLQDLFRVCDRITVMYEGCSVDDAPISDLDIERLVAMITRSDTDKEVRS, from the coding sequence ATGACCGACGAAACGCCGCTGGTCGAACTCCGCGGCATCCGCAAGTCCTTCGGGGCGGTCAGGTCGTTGCGCGGCGTCGACCTGACCCTGGGGCGCGGCGAGGTCCTCGGCCTCGTCGGCGACAACGGGGCCGGCAAGTCCACCCTGATGAAGGTCCTGGCCGGCGCCGTCCAGCACGACGAGGGCGAGATCCTGGTCAGCGGGCGCAGCGTGCGCTTCGCCAGTCCCGCCGGCGCGCGGCGCGAGGGGATCGGCATCGTCTACCAGGACCTCGCCCTGTGCGACACCCTCGACGTGGCGAGCAACCTGTTCCTGGGCCGCGAACCCCGCAAGGGCCCCTTCCTGGACCGGGCCGCCATGCACGCCCAGGCCGCCCGGATCCTCGACGACCTGCACGTCCGCGTCTCCTCCACCCGCCAGGAGATCGGCCACCTCTCCGGGGGGCAGCGCCAGACCGTCGCCATCGCCCGCGCCGTCTCCACCCGGCCCGACGTCCTCATCCTGGACGAGCCCACCGCCGCGCTGGCCGTCGCCGAGGTGGAGTCGGTGCTGCGACTGATCGGCGACGTCGCGGCCAGGGGCGTCGGCGTCATCCTCATCACCCACCGCCTCCAGGACCTGTTCCGGGTCTGCGACCGCATCACCGTCATGTACGAGGGGTGCAGCGTCGACGACGCGCCGATCTCCGACCTCGACATCGAGAGGCTCGTCGCGATGATCACCCGGTCCGACACCGACAAGGAGGTCCGCTCGTGA
- a CDS encoding ABC transporter permease: MTADTAPGVSTATGAPPRPPGRTAALWQEANKATLLMVAVTVALFALFGFASPTFLTFDNLSNLATQIAPVVIVGVAMTFVITSGQIDLSVGSTIAFVAAVSAELLVSGLDSSLVIVIGILAGAFWGLVNGWLSAYNRIPPFVVTLATMSVIRGIALLRTEGFSVPIDNRLLLARIGNAEFLGFSALAWIALAITVLGAVLMHKTRFGQYVTGIGSQEESVRRAGVNTRRIKMLALMLTGMAAGVAGLLIAARLGSGSANSAQAFELTVIAAVVLGGTDLFGGRGTIVGTVIGAVITGAIANGLTLLGMSPFLTPIITGCVLILAIWINLRGRDIGQLAARMLGRSG, translated from the coding sequence GTGACCGCGGACACCGCCCCCGGCGTCTCCACGGCGACCGGCGCACCGCCCCGGCCCCCGGGCCGCACGGCGGCCCTGTGGCAGGAGGCCAACAAGGCGACCCTGCTCATGGTCGCCGTCACGGTCGCGCTCTTCGCCCTGTTCGGCTTCGCGTCGCCGACCTTCCTGACCTTCGACAACCTCTCGAACCTGGCCACCCAGATCGCCCCGGTGGTGATCGTCGGCGTCGCGATGACCTTCGTCATCACCTCGGGGCAGATCGACCTGTCCGTGGGCTCCACCATCGCCTTCGTCGCGGCCGTCAGCGCCGAGCTGCTGGTCTCCGGGCTCGACTCCTCCCTGGTGATCGTGATCGGCATCCTCGCCGGCGCCTTCTGGGGGCTGGTCAACGGCTGGCTGTCGGCCTACAACCGCATCCCGCCGTTCGTGGTGACGCTGGCGACCATGTCGGTCATCCGCGGCATCGCGCTGCTGCGCACCGAGGGCTTCTCCGTGCCGATCGACAACCGGCTGCTGCTCGCCAGGATCGGCAACGCCGAGTTCCTCGGCTTCTCCGCCCTGGCCTGGATCGCGCTGGCCATCACCGTGCTCGGCGCGGTGCTGATGCACAAGACCCGCTTCGGCCAGTACGTCACCGGCATCGGCTCCCAGGAGGAGTCGGTGCGCCGGGCGGGGGTCAACACCCGCCGGATCAAGATGCTCGCGCTCATGCTCACCGGGATGGCCGCCGGCGTCGCCGGCCTGCTCATCGCGGCGCGGCTGGGCTCGGGCTCGGCGAACTCGGCGCAGGCGTTCGAGCTGACCGTCATCGCGGCGGTCGTGCTCGGCGGCACCGACCTCTTCGGCGGGCGCGGCACGATCGTCGGGACGGTCATCGGCGCCGTCATCACCGGGGCGATCGCCAACGGCCTCACCCTGCTCGGCATGAGCCCCTTCCTCACCCCGATCATCACCGGGTGCGTGCTCATCCTGGCGATCTGGATCAACCTGCGCGGGCGCGACATCGGTCAGCTCGCCGCCAGGATGCTGGGGAGGAGCGGGTGA
- a CDS encoding phosphotriesterase family protein: MSGAVGVGTVTGVIGSDRLGLTLPHEHLVNDLRSAVVPPTRPERAFLTDAAVTPELAWLLREDPYACRDHCVLDDVDAVVADLAVFAEAGGRSVIDLTPPGIGRDPAALRGIAERTGLNVIMGSGWYLQRFHPAHLARTGVDDLAAELVAEFRAEGPGAAGPGVIGEIGVSPDFTADEHTALRAACAAQREVGVPLFVHLPGWRRRAFEVLDIVLEEQGVDPGAVVLCHMDPSGEDPVYQLAVAERGAWLEFDMVGMPFRYPGEGQSPAPADTARAVRTLVRAGHAGRLLLSHDVFLKSMLTRHGGNGFGYVPVLFADRLRGLGVDDATVDLLLAGNPRRLFEAAARGRGARPAADPTTNNATIARKEPS, encoded by the coding sequence GTGAGCGGCGCCGTCGGGGTCGGCACCGTCACGGGCGTGATCGGCAGCGACCGGCTCGGGCTCACCCTCCCGCACGAGCACCTGGTCAACGATCTGCGCTCCGCCGTGGTGCCGCCGACCCGGCCCGAGCGGGCGTTCCTCACCGACGCCGCGGTCACGCCGGAACTGGCGTGGCTGCTGCGGGAGGACCCCTACGCCTGCCGCGACCACTGCGTGCTCGACGACGTCGACGCGGTCGTGGCCGACCTCGCGGTCTTCGCCGAGGCCGGCGGGCGCAGCGTCATCGACCTCACGCCGCCCGGCATCGGCCGCGACCCGGCGGCGCTGCGCGGGATCGCCGAGCGCACCGGGCTCAACGTCATCATGGGCTCCGGGTGGTACCTCCAGCGGTTCCACCCGGCCCACCTCGCCAGGACCGGCGTCGACGACCTCGCCGCCGAGCTCGTCGCCGAGTTCCGCGCCGAGGGGCCCGGGGCGGCCGGCCCCGGCGTCATCGGCGAGATCGGGGTGTCGCCGGACTTCACCGCCGACGAGCACACCGCCCTGCGCGCGGCCTGCGCGGCCCAGCGGGAGGTCGGCGTCCCGCTCTTCGTGCACCTGCCCGGGTGGCGGCGCCGCGCCTTCGAGGTGCTCGACATCGTCCTGGAGGAGCAGGGCGTCGATCCCGGCGCGGTCGTGCTGTGCCACATGGACCCCTCGGGGGAGGACCCCGTGTACCAGCTCGCCGTCGCCGAACGCGGGGCGTGGCTGGAGTTCGACATGGTCGGCATGCCGTTCCGCTACCCGGGGGAGGGGCAGTCGCCGGCGCCGGCCGACACCGCCCGAGCCGTGCGCACGCTCGTCCGCGCCGGCCACGCCGGCCGGCTGCTGCTCAGCCACGACGTCTTCCTCAAAAGCATGCTGACCCGCCACGGCGGCAACGGCTTCGGCTACGTTCCGGTGCTCTTCGCCGACCGGCTGCGCGGGCTGGGCGTGGACGACGCCACCGTCGACCTGCTCCTGGCCGGCAACCCGCGGCGGCTCTTCGAGGCCGCAGCCCGCGGCCGCGGCGCACGACCCGCGGCCGACCCGACAACGAACAACGCGACCATCGCGAGGAAGGAGCCGTCGTGA
- a CDS encoding glutamine amidotransferase, translated as MSRVLIAGESWMTESTHVKGVDSFTVHSYVEGVGPLRDALEAAGHTVTHLPAHLVPARFPGDAEALSAYDLVVLSDIGANSIQLDPAVLERSERGEDRLANLAGWVAEGGALMMIGGYLSFTGFQAKAAFRQTPIAPALPVELLPDDDRVELPAGADPAVLDAGHPALGGAGGQWPHLLGYNRVAARDGAATLATINGDPLVVVGEHGRGRTAVFTSDCSPHWAPPSFCEQWSGYGRLFDGLVRWLAN; from the coding sequence GTGAGCCGCGTCCTCATCGCCGGCGAGAGCTGGATGACCGAATCGACCCACGTCAAGGGGGTCGACTCATTCACCGTGCACTCCTACGTGGAGGGGGTGGGGCCGCTGCGCGACGCGCTGGAGGCCGCGGGGCACACCGTCACCCACCTGCCCGCGCACCTGGTCCCCGCGCGGTTCCCCGGCGACGCGGAGGCGCTCTCGGCCTACGACCTGGTGGTGCTCTCCGACATCGGGGCCAACTCCATCCAACTCGACCCCGCCGTCCTCGAGCGCTCCGAGCGCGGCGAGGACCGCCTGGCCAACCTCGCCGGATGGGTCGCCGAGGGCGGTGCGCTGATGATGATCGGCGGCTACCTGTCCTTCACCGGCTTCCAGGCCAAGGCCGCGTTCCGGCAGACCCCGATCGCCCCGGCCCTGCCGGTGGAGCTGCTGCCCGACGACGACCGGGTCGAGCTGCCCGCCGGAGCCGACCCGGCCGTGCTCGACGCCGGGCATCCCGCCCTCGGCGGCGCCGGCGGGCAGTGGCCGCACCTGCTCGGCTACAACCGCGTCGCCGCCCGCGACGGCGCCGCGACGCTGGCCACGATCAACGGCGACCCGCTCGTCGTCGTCGGCGAGCACGGCCGGGGGCGCACCGCGGTGTTCACCTCCGACTGCTCGCCGCACTGGGCGCCGCCCTCGTTCTGCGAGCAGTGGAGCGGCTACGGGCGCCTCTTCGACGGGCTGGTGCGATGGCTGGCGAACTGA
- a CDS encoding TenA family protein, translated as MAGELTAASRSERLLAATRGALADAAAARLITEITEGRVDEVAYARYLLIEEGFVHAAARVLGAAVWHAPSWEATVGHARSLHGLVTEQRAYFARARADWPVRAEPGPAGLRQAEGLAEHVLRGAADHGYPAIVTAMFAAEHLYLTWCSAAAASGAARPATVQNWVDLHARAPFTDQVAFLRAEVDALPADVGDSALAEWFTGMLREEIRFHDAVYLD; from the coding sequence ATGGCTGGCGAACTGACCGCGGCCTCGCGCAGCGAGCGGCTGCTCGCCGCCACGCGGGGCGCGCTCGCCGACGCCGCGGCGGCGCGGCTGATCACCGAGATCACCGAGGGGCGGGTCGACGAGGTCGCCTACGCGCGCTACCTGCTCATCGAGGAGGGGTTCGTGCATGCGGCGGCCCGCGTGCTGGGCGCGGCCGTGTGGCACGCGCCGAGCTGGGAGGCGACGGTCGGGCACGCGCGCTCCCTGCACGGGCTGGTCACCGAGCAGCGGGCCTATTTCGCCCGGGCGCGCGCGGACTGGCCGGTCCGCGCCGAGCCGGGCCCGGCGGGGCTGCGGCAGGCCGAGGGGCTGGCGGAGCACGTGCTGCGCGGCGCGGCCGACCACGGCTACCCGGCGATCGTCACCGCGATGTTCGCCGCCGAGCACCTCTACCTCACCTGGTGCTCGGCCGCCGCCGCCTCCGGCGCGGCGCGCCCGGCCACGGTGCAGAACTGGGTCGACCTGCACGCCCGCGCCCCGTTCACCGACCAGGTGGCCTTCCTGCGGGCCGAGGTCGACGCCCTGCCCGCCGACGTCGGCGACTCCGCGCTCGCGGAGTGGTTCACCGGCATGCTCCGCGAGGAGATCCGGTTCCACGACGCGGTGTACCTGGACTGA
- a CDS encoding 3-methyladenine DNA glycosylase, whose protein sequence is MSIGIPAAAGWRVLEQARWREREARHHERADALLAGHLERRRLGAAHPVEDFLFTYYSHKPGRLRRWHPGAGAVLLGEAALDRLDRRWYREFTVPDPRGGSARGVGLDAEAFYAERGATVDFVSALLRAVNARPAHLGCFGLHEWAMVYRLSPEQVRHARVPLRLGSEGTDRVVESHRVHCSHYDAFRFFTPEARPLNRLRPTRRDQVDQDQPGCLHATMDCYKWAYKLTPAVPGELVLDCFELARDVRELDMRASPYDLSGHGYSPVRIETAEGKAEYMAAQKEFAERGTALRSRLLEVCEALAGGPARGGRSR, encoded by the coding sequence ATGAGCATCGGCATCCCCGCGGCCGCCGGGTGGCGGGTCCTGGAGCAGGCGCGGTGGCGGGAGCGCGAGGCCCGGCACCACGAGCGCGCCGACGCGCTGCTGGCCGGCCACCTGGAGCGGCGCCGGCTCGGCGCCGCGCACCCGGTCGAGGACTTCCTGTTCACCTACTACAGCCACAAGCCGGGCCGGCTGCGCCGCTGGCACCCCGGCGCGGGCGCCGTCCTGCTCGGGGAGGCCGCGCTGGACCGCCTCGACCGGCGCTGGTACCGGGAGTTCACCGTGCCGGACCCCCGGGGCGGGTCCGCGCGCGGCGTGGGGTTGGACGCCGAGGCGTTCTACGCCGAGCGCGGGGCGACCGTCGACTTCGTCTCGGCCCTGCTGCGGGCGGTGAACGCCCGCCCGGCGCACCTGGGCTGCTTCGGGCTGCACGAGTGGGCGATGGTCTACCGGCTCTCCCCCGAACAGGTGCGCCACGCCCGCGTGCCGCTGCGGCTGGGCTCCGAGGGCACCGACCGCGTCGTGGAGTCGCACCGCGTCCACTGCTCGCACTACGACGCCTTCCGCTTCTTCACCCCCGAGGCCCGCCCGCTCAACCGGCTCCGGCCCACCAGGCGGGACCAGGTCGACCAGGACCAGCCGGGCTGCCTGCACGCCACGATGGACTGCTACAAGTGGGCCTACAAGCTCACTCCGGCCGTGCCGGGCGAGCTGGTGCTGGACTGCTTCGAGCTGGCCAGGGACGTCCGCGAGCTCGACATGCGCGCCTCCCCCTACGACCTGAGCGGGCACGGCTACTCCCCCGTCCGCATCGAGACGGCCGAGGGCAAGGCCGAGTACATGGCGGCGCAGAAGGAGTTCGCCGAACGCGGCACGGCGCTGCGCTCGCGCCTGCTGGAGGTCTGCGAGGCCCTCGCCGGCGGACCGGCCCGCGGCGGCCGCTCCCGCTGA
- a CDS encoding peptidoglycan-binding domain-containing protein, with product MIRKRTPVAALAATALALTSGAMAAAPAALADGSSTRPSASPAVEARQWPVLEEGQEGFRVSVVEFLLYEYGHYDQSEAEGVFDEEVTAAVEDYQSARRLPITGKADAETWNDIRDDFGLIGPGHHGLKAKAVQVALIDGYGYDLHLDGIYGPETRGAVAEYQSVQDIDADGWVGPVTFRALITGGD from the coding sequence ATGATCAGGAAGCGCACCCCGGTGGCCGCTCTGGCCGCCACCGCGCTGGCCCTCACATCCGGCGCGATGGCGGCGGCTCCGGCGGCCCTGGCCGACGGATCGAGCACGCGGCCCTCCGCGTCACCGGCGGTCGAGGCACGGCAATGGCCGGTGCTCGAAGAGGGGCAGGAGGGGTTCCGGGTGAGCGTGGTGGAGTTCCTGCTCTACGAGTACGGCCATTACGACCAGTCGGAGGCCGAAGGGGTCTTCGACGAAGAGGTCACCGCGGCGGTGGAGGACTACCAGAGCGCCAGGAGGCTGCCCATCACCGGCAAGGCCGACGCCGAGACCTGGAACGACATCCGCGACGACTTCGGCCTGATCGGCCCGGGGCACCACGGCCTGAAGGCGAAGGCGGTGCAGGTCGCCCTGATCGACGGGTACGGCTACGACCTCCACCTCGACGGGATCTACGGTCCCGAGACCAGGGGCGCCGTGGCGGAGTACCAGTCGGTGCAGGACATCGACGCCGACGGGTGGGTCGGCCCGGTCACCTTCCGGGCCCTGATCACCGGCGGGGACTGA
- a CDS encoding aldo/keto reductase: MKQRKLGAQGLTVSEQGLGCMGMSFAYGTGDDAESLRTIERALELGITFLDTADMYGPWANEELVGRAVKGRRDEVVIATKFGNEVDSGGAMTGRVNGRPDYVRRALDGSLRRLGTDRVDLYYQHRVDPDVPIEETWGALAEAVQAGKVRHLGISEAAPETIRRAHATAPISALQTEYSLFTRDVEDDGVLAAVRELGIGFVAYSPLGRGFLSGNIRGIDDLPEDDWRRNAPRFQGENFARNLDVVDEVRGLAEAKGVTPSQLALAWVLAQGGDVVPIPGTKRRRYLEENAGASGVEFTRADIEAIERVAPVGVTTGERYAPAGMRTVRR, encoded by the coding sequence ATGAAGCAGCGGAAGCTGGGCGCTCAGGGACTCACCGTCTCCGAGCAGGGGCTCGGATGCATGGGGATGTCCTTCGCCTACGGGACCGGGGACGACGCCGAATCGCTCCGGACCATCGAGCGGGCGCTGGAGCTGGGGATCACCTTCCTCGACACCGCGGACATGTACGGGCCGTGGGCCAACGAGGAGCTGGTCGGCCGGGCGGTCAAGGGGCGCCGCGACGAGGTCGTCATCGCCACCAAGTTCGGCAACGAGGTCGACTCCGGGGGCGCCATGACCGGGCGGGTCAACGGCCGGCCCGACTACGTCCGCCGGGCGCTCGACGGCTCGCTGCGCCGCCTGGGCACCGACCGCGTCGACCTCTACTACCAGCACCGGGTCGACCCCGATGTGCCGATCGAGGAGACGTGGGGCGCCCTGGCCGAGGCGGTCCAGGCGGGCAAGGTCCGCCACCTGGGCATTTCGGAGGCCGCGCCCGAAACGATCCGGCGCGCGCACGCGACCGCCCCGATCTCGGCGCTGCAGACCGAGTACTCCCTGTTCACCCGCGACGTCGAGGACGACGGCGTGCTCGCCGCCGTCCGCGAGCTGGGCATCGGGTTCGTCGCCTACAGCCCGCTGGGGCGCGGGTTCCTGTCGGGGAACATCCGCGGTATCGACGACCTGCCCGAGGACGACTGGCGGCGCAACGCGCCGCGGTTCCAGGGGGAGAACTTCGCCAGGAACCTCGACGTCGTGGACGAGGTCCGCGGGCTCGCCGAGGCCAAGGGCGTCACGCCCTCCCAGTTGGCGCTGGCCTGGGTGCTCGCCCAGGGCGGGGACGTCGTCCCGATCCCGGGCACCAAGCGCCGCCGCTACCTGGAGGAGAACGCCGGAGCCTCCGGCGTCGAGTTCACCCGGGCCGACATCGAGGCCATCGAGAGGGTCGCGCCGGTCGGCGTGACCACGGGCGAGCGCTACGCGCCGGCGGGCATGCGGACCGTGCGGCGCTGA
- a CDS encoding cold-shock protein: MAQGTVKWFNGEKGFGFIAPDDGSGDAFVHYSAISGAGFRNLEENQRVEFDIVAGPKGPQAENVVGI, encoded by the coding sequence ATGGCTCAGGGAACCGTCAAGTGGTTCAACGGCGAAAAGGGCTTCGGCTTCATCGCCCCCGACGACGGCAGCGGCGATGCGTTCGTGCACTACAGCGCCATCTCGGGTGCCGGATTCCGCAACCTTGAGGAGAACCAGCGCGTCGAGTTCGACATCGTCGCCGGCCCCAAGGGTCCCCAGGCGGAGAACGTCGTCGGCATCTAA
- a CDS encoding cytochrome P450: MTDNRADAASRCPWQDSAVPLYEGYEGTDRHELWESLRERFGQVAPVRLEPDLAAWLLLGYEENLAVLRDWSGYSRDTRRWREIREGRRELGAELRPTMAYRSSALYCDGAEHARLIAPIADALSKLSETRVRKDIGEVADQLIDAFCERGEADLVGDYAALLPPLLINRFFGLEDAYGYVLGHLSTTLWTTDGAVAADAVARMRDYFVGLVQHKRAEPGADVTSWMMDHPAELTDAEMADQLILLAGAGHEPTSNLLGNVLRLLLTDPGVAREYASGGVLLDEVVNHVIWTEPPMQALAARFPTRDVTIDGTAIGAGEPLVIGFAAAHADPRLGLTRHAPDSALPTGHNSAHLMWGAGEHRCPAQPLAQQIVRIGVERLIDRLSGIRLAVDPAELRWRREVFVRGLIELPVSFTPVAAPERPAPEAPAPPPEPERQDQTGPTDLLSRVLRWWRGRSRS, encoded by the coding sequence TTGACCGATAACCGCGCCGACGCCGCCTCCCGATGCCCCTGGCAGGACTCCGCCGTCCCGTTGTACGAGGGATACGAGGGGACCGACCGCCACGAACTCTGGGAGAGCCTGCGCGAACGCTTCGGCCAGGTGGCCCCGGTGCGCCTGGAGCCCGACCTCGCGGCCTGGCTGCTGCTGGGCTACGAGGAGAACCTCGCGGTGCTGCGCGACTGGAGCGGCTACTCCCGCGACACCCGCAGGTGGCGGGAGATCCGCGAGGGCCGCCGTGAACTCGGCGCCGAGCTGCGGCCCACCATGGCCTACCGCTCCAGCGCGCTCTACTGCGACGGCGCCGAGCACGCGCGGCTGATCGCCCCGATCGCCGACGCGCTGTCCAAGCTGTCGGAGACCCGCGTCCGCAAGGACATCGGCGAGGTCGCCGACCAGCTCATCGACGCCTTCTGCGAACGGGGCGAGGCCGACCTCGTCGGCGACTACGCCGCACTGCTGCCCCCACTGCTGATCAACCGGTTCTTCGGCCTGGAGGACGCCTACGGCTACGTCCTCGGCCACCTGTCGACGACGCTGTGGACCACCGACGGCGCGGTCGCGGCCGACGCGGTCGCGCGGATGCGCGACTACTTCGTCGGTCTGGTGCAGCACAAGCGCGCCGAGCCCGGCGCGGACGTGACGAGCTGGATGATGGACCACCCGGCCGAGCTGACCGACGCCGAGATGGCCGATCAGTTGATCCTGCTGGCCGGCGCCGGGCACGAGCCCACCTCCAACCTGCTCGGCAACGTGCTGCGGCTGCTGCTGACCGACCCCGGCGTCGCACGCGAGTACGCCAGCGGCGGGGTGCTGCTGGACGAGGTCGTCAACCACGTCATCTGGACCGAGCCGCCGATGCAGGCGCTGGCCGCGCGCTTCCCGACCCGCGACGTCACCATCGACGGCACCGCGATCGGCGCGGGCGAGCCGCTCGTCATCGGCTTCGCCGCCGCGCACGCCGACCCCCGTCTCGGCCTCACCCGGCACGCACCGGACTCGGCCCTGCCCACCGGCCACAACAGCGCCCACCTGATGTGGGGCGCCGGCGAGCACCGCTGCCCGGCCCAGCCGCTGGCCCAGCAGATCGTCCGCATCGGGGTGGAGCGGCTGATCGACCGCCTCTCCGGCATCCGGCTGGCGGTGGACCCCGCCGAGCTGCGCTGGCGCCGCGAGGTCTTCGTCCGCGGCCTGATCGAACTCCCCGTCTCCTTCACCCCGGTGGCGGCCCCCGAGCGCCCGGCCCCGGAGGCCCCTGCGCCGCCCCCCGAACCGGAACGGCAGGACCAGACCGGCCCCACCGACCTGCTCAGCCGCGTCCTGCGCTGGTGGCGGGGGAGGAGCAGGTCCTAG